The Alcaligenes faecalis sequence ATTTGTATTCGGGCTCTTTAATTGCAGAGCTGGCGACCTCCGCCAAGGCGCAGGCCAAACGCGTGCAGGGCAACGCCTTGTTTGTGGAGCGTCGGCGACCAGACAATACATTGCAGCAGGGCTGTTACAGTCGCGCTACGATGTTGCAGTAGATGAGGCAGCAAGGGTTTGCCGCGGCCCTGCCTGTTGGCGGGCCGGATACCGTACTTAAGCTTGTTCTGCCAAAGCGATTTGAGCACGCATGTCGCGAATGACCTGAGCATAGTCAGGCTGGCCAAAAATAGCCGAACCGGCCACAAAGGTATCGGCACCGGCAGCACGAATGGCGCCGATATTGTCCACTTTCACGCCACCATCAATTTGCAGCAGAATGGGCTGGCCGCCTTCTGCGGTCCAGGCATCAATGCGGGCGCGGGCCTGACGCAGCTTGTCCATGGCACTGGGAATGAAGGCCTGGCCACCAAAGCCGGGGTTCACGGACATCAGCAAGACCAGGTCCAGCTTGTCCATCAAGTGATCCATCCAGTTCAGCGGGGTGGCCGGGTTGAATACCAGGCCGGCCTTACAGCCGTGGTCACGGATCAGCGATAGGGTGCGATCCACGTGGCGCGAGGCTTCGGGGTGAAAACTGATGTAATCGGCACCGGCTTTGGCAAATTCGGGGATCAGTGCGTCTACGGGTTCCACCATCAGGTGTACGTCGATGGGGGCGGTGGTGTGGGGGCGCAGCGCGGCACAGACCATGGGACCGAAAGTCAGGTTCGGTACAAAGTGGTTGTCCATGATGTCGCAATGAACCCAGTCGGCGCCGGCGGCAATGACATTGCGGACTTCTTCTCCCAGGCGGGCGAAGTCAGCCGATAAAATACTGGGAGCGATACGTGTGGTGCTGGCTTGGGACATAATAGGTGCCGTAAAGATTAGACATCACGAAAATCGTGGCCGTATGTCATCATTATAGTTTCAAGCGGGGGGCTGTGCAGCGCCCCGTATTTGTACAGCCGTAACCTGGAATCCATCATGAAGCCTGACGATATTGAGGTGCAAATCACGCCCCAGTACCTGCCTGAGCAATCCGAACCCGAGAGCAATCAATACGTTTTTGCCTATACCGTACGGATTACCAACAATGGACAGCAGACGGCCCAGATTATCAGTCGTCACTGGATCATTACAGACGACAATCAGCAGGTTCAGGAAGTGCGTGGCCTGGGCGTTGTGGGCCAACAGCCGGTGCTGGCTCCAGGCGAGACCTTTGAGTACACCAGTGGCTGTCCCCTGAATACACCGTTTGGCACCATGCGTGGCAGCTATCAATGTGTGGGTGAAAATGGTGTGCCTTTTGAGGTTCTCATTCAGGAGTTCATCCTTTCCTCCCCCCGTACCTTGCACTAAGGGCCAAACCCAGCCATGAAGTTAATTTATTGCGTGCCAGCCGTACTGCTGGCATTAAGCGCCTGTTCAAGCACGCCTGTGGATCAGGGCTCTTCGTCAACGGCTCCGGGCACCGCAGACAGTGGTTCTGATATCGCCTTGCAGCCTTTGCAGGTGCCGTCCTTGTCGGCTCTGCCGGACACCCCGGCGCGAACACTGGCGGGGCGCTACCAGGCGGTGAACTGGTCCACCTTGCCGGGTTGGCAGGCAGATTCGTTGGATCACGTCTGGAAAGGCTTTATCAATAATTGCAAAGGCTTGATGCGCCCGGTCAGCGGCTCGCTGGCCATGCCTGCGCGTGCCAATCCCCGTGCCTGGCAACCCGTGTGTCAGGCAGCGGCGTCGGCAGGTCTGAATGCCGACACCACAGACACAGCCGCTGTGCGTGATTTCCTGCAGCAGCAACTACAGCCCTGGCGTTTGCTGACTGGCGATGGCAAGGTGGCTCAGAATACGGTCACGGGTTATTACGAGCCGTTGCTCAAGGCCTCGCGTACACGTAGCTCCAGCTATCAATGGCCGCTTTTCGCTGCACCGGATGATTTGTTGACGATTGATCTGGGTAGCTTGTATCCCGAGCTGGCTGGCAAGCGTATTCGCGGCAAGCAAGTGGGTAAACGCATTGTGCCTTACGACACACGCGAGCAGATTGTCTCCAGGCAGGATCGGCAGCCGCCCGTGATCGTGTATGCAGAAGATCCGGTAGAGGGCTTTTTCTTGCAGATCCAAGGCTCGGGTCGTGCGGTCTTGCCCGATGGCAGCGCCGTGCGACTGGCTTATGCCGATCATAACGGTCGTCCCTATGCGTCGGTGGGCCAATGGTTGGCCAAGCAAGGTGAGATGCCTTTGGCGCAAACCTCCATGCAAAACATCAAAGCCTGGGCCAAGCGCAACCCGCATCGCGTTCAGGAAATGATGAATGTCAATACGGCCATGGTGTTCTTCCGTGAAGAGGCTATTGTGGACCCGGAACTGGGGCCTAAAGGCGCCTATGGCATTCCCTTGATTGGTCTACGCTCCGTTGCCGTTGACCCTACTTATGTGCCGTTGGGCACACCGGTGTACCTGGCCACTTCGCAGCCTGCCACTAAGCAGCCTTTGCAGCGGCTGGTCTTTGCCCAGGACACGGGGGCGGCCATCAAGGGACCGGCACGTACCGACTTGTACTGGGGAACGGGAGATCAGGCTGGTGCGCAGGCCGGGCGCATGAAGCAGCAAGGTCAAATGTGGCTGTTGTGGCCACGTCAGGCAGGAGCACCGAGCGCACGATGAGCAAAGAACGGATTGTGGTGTGTGGCGGGGCCTTGGCCGGGATGGCCAGTGCCCTGGGTTTACGCAAGGCGGGGTTTGATGTCAGCATCTTGTCGCCCGCTTACAAGCCTATGGCGCTGGCGGCGGGACAATATCACCCCCGTGTCTATGCCGTCTCAGTTGCCAGCCAGAACTTTCTGGCGCAGTTGGGTGCCTGGAACTTGATGTCGACCCAGCGTATTTCGCCGGTGCAAGCCATGGAAGTCCATGGTGATGGCGGTGCTTGCCTGAATTTGCATGCCTGGCAGGATGCGCAGGATTATTTGGCCTGGATCGTTGAATCCGGCCAGATGGAGCAGGCACTGTATCAGGCGCTGCAAGTGTTTGGTGTGCCCTGGATTGAAGACCGCTTTGAGCGTCTGGAAGGCCATACCATCGTTACCGCCGGGCAAAAGCGTATCAGTGCCGATTTGTTTGTGGGTGCCGATGGTGCTCGGTCTGGCCTGCGCTCTGCTGCCGGTATTGAGCATCAGGGGCGTGAGTATGGGGACGCTGGTTTGGTGGCTCACTTCAACGTAGAGCGATCGCACCAGCAAGTCGCCCTGCAGTGGTTTACCGGCGATTCGATTCTGGCCCTGTTGCCTATACCGGATGTGGATGGCAAAGCGCAAGTTTCCATGGTCTGGTCCGTGCCGCAAGCACAGGCAGACAAGGTACTGGCTATGCCTTCAGATGAGCAGGCGCAGTATCTGCAAAACAGTGTGTTCTCCCTATCCAATGGCCGTTTGGGGCAGCTCAGTTTGCGCAGTCCTGTATATGGTTTCCCTTTGACTTTTGAGCGTAGCGGCCTGGTGTCGCCCGGCGTGGCCTTGGTCGGTGATGCGGCGCATCGCGTGCATCCCTTGGCCGGTCAGGGCTTGAATCTGGGCCTGGGCGATATCGAGGCCCTGATCAAGGTTTTGTCCGAGCGCGGTCCGCATTATTCGGTTGGGGATATGCGTGTGCTCAATCGCTACAAGCGCGCTCGCGCTGAGCCGATTGCGGCCATGCGGGCTGCCACGGATGGCTTGTACCGTCTGTTTGCAGCGCCGGGAGCACCGGCCTCCATGTTGCGCAATGCCGGCATGCAAGTGGTAGACCGCCTGCCTTGGGTTAAACGTCGTCTGATTGCGCATGCGGCTGGAATCAAGCCAGGCGCACTTTTGTTCTAAGGCCGCTAGAGTCTTGTTGATTAGCAAAGGAAGTACATCATGATGTTGCATCTTCGTTCTGTCTTGGCCCTGGCGCTTTGGTCGCTGTGCGGCCTGGTCCAGGCGGCCAGCCCCAGCAAAATAGACGCTCGGTTCGAGGCCACACGCCAGGCGTTTGAAGCCGTTTTCCCGGGTGTGACGGTGGATGGCATTCGCGCCACACCGTTTCCCAATCTGCTGGAAGTGGAGGTCGGCGGAACCTTGCTTTATACCGATCCACAGGCCAACTTCGTAATGCAGGGGTCTTTATTGGATAGTAAAAACCGAATTGATTTGACCGAGCAGCGCATGCAGGAGCTCAGCCGTGTTTCACTGAATGACTTACCACTGGATAAGGCCATTAAGTTGGTGAAAGGCGATGGTAGTCGCCACATGGTGATTTTTGAAGATCCCAATTGTGGTTATTGCAAACGTCTGCATACAACGTTGCAGGAGATCGACAATGTT is a genomic window containing:
- a CDS encoding FAD-dependent monooxygenase, which gives rise to MSKERIVVCGGALAGMASALGLRKAGFDVSILSPAYKPMALAAGQYHPRVYAVSVASQNFLAQLGAWNLMSTQRISPVQAMEVHGDGGACLNLHAWQDAQDYLAWIVESGQMEQALYQALQVFGVPWIEDRFERLEGHTIVTAGQKRISADLFVGADGARSGLRSAAGIEHQGREYGDAGLVAHFNVERSHQQVALQWFTGDSILALLPIPDVDGKAQVSMVWSVPQAQADKVLAMPSDEQAQYLQNSVFSLSNGRLGQLSLRSPVYGFPLTFERSGLVSPGVALVGDAAHRVHPLAGQGLNLGLGDIEALIKVLSERGPHYSVGDMRVLNRYKRARAEPIAAMRAATDGLYRLFAAPGAPASMLRNAGMQVVDRLPWVKRRLIAHAAGIKPGALLF
- a CDS encoding DsbC family protein; amino-acid sequence: MMLHLRSVLALALWSLCGLVQAASPSKIDARFEATRQAFEAVFPGVTVDGIRATPFPNLLEVEVGGTLLYTDPQANFVMQGSLLDSKNRIDLTEQRMQELSRVSLNDLPLDKAIKLVKGDGSRHMVIFEDPNCGYCKRLHTTLQEIDNVTVYSLMFPILGPDSRRKAEDIWCAQNPAKTLSEWMGDGVRPEKASCEHPLDQIQAAGQKLRIRATPAIYFADGSRVDGWLPAAQLQSRLDAAAQ
- a CDS encoding murein transglycosylase A produces the protein MKLIYCVPAVLLALSACSSTPVDQGSSSTAPGTADSGSDIALQPLQVPSLSALPDTPARTLAGRYQAVNWSTLPGWQADSLDHVWKGFINNCKGLMRPVSGSLAMPARANPRAWQPVCQAAASAGLNADTTDTAAVRDFLQQQLQPWRLLTGDGKVAQNTVTGYYEPLLKASRTRSSSYQWPLFAAPDDLLTIDLGSLYPELAGKRIRGKQVGKRIVPYDTREQIVSRQDRQPPVIVYAEDPVEGFFLQIQGSGRAVLPDGSAVRLAYADHNGRPYASVGQWLAKQGEMPLAQTSMQNIKAWAKRNPHRVQEMMNVNTAMVFFREEAIVDPELGPKGAYGIPLIGLRSVAVDPTYVPLGTPVYLATSQPATKQPLQRLVFAQDTGAAIKGPARTDLYWGTGDQAGAQAGRMKQQGQMWLLWPRQAGAPSAR
- the apaG gene encoding Co2+/Mg2+ efflux protein ApaG, with the translated sequence MKPDDIEVQITPQYLPEQSEPESNQYVFAYTVRITNNGQQTAQIISRHWIITDDNQQVQEVRGLGVVGQQPVLAPGETFEYTSGCPLNTPFGTMRGSYQCVGENGVPFEVLIQEFILSSPRTLH
- the rpe gene encoding ribulose-phosphate 3-epimerase codes for the protein MSQASTTRIAPSILSADFARLGEEVRNVIAAGADWVHCDIMDNHFVPNLTFGPMVCAALRPHTTAPIDVHLMVEPVDALIPEFAKAGADYISFHPEASRHVDRTLSLIRDHGCKAGLVFNPATPLNWMDHLMDKLDLVLLMSVNPGFGGQAFIPSAMDKLRQARARIDAWTAEGGQPILLQIDGGVKVDNIGAIRAAGADTFVAGSAIFGQPDYAQVIRDMRAQIALAEQA